The genomic DNA GACCGGCGACGGCCAGGTGACCAAGGTCGATTGGCGGTAGGATAGGTATCCGTCCAGCCACCGCTATTTCCCGCCGATGGACTCATCCCGGGCCAAATCCCGACCTTCCCTTAGAGGTCCCATCCCCCGTTCCGCCCTGCGAGATCAAGGGGCGCGGTCCGGGAGTTGAAAACGTCGCGCTTCGAGGGCATTTCAGGAGCAACCATGCGCATCCTTTTAACCGGCGCGGCCGGCTTTATAGGCTCCCATCTCTGCGACCGCCTTCTGGCTGAAGGACACGAAGTCGTCGGGATGGATAATTTCGTCACCGGCGCGAAGGAGAACCTGGCCCACCTCGCCCTTCATCCGCGGTTCCGGCTGGTCGAGCACAACGTTTCCGAATTCATCAAGCTGCCCTTTGCGGTCGAGGCCGTTCTGCATTTTGCCTCGCCCGCCAGCCCGAATCCCGACAGCCCGTTCGGATATCCGCAGCTTCCGATACAGACCCTGAAAGCCGGCGCCCTCGGCACCCACAACTCCCTCGGCGTCGCAAGGGCTTGCGGCGCGCGCTTTCTGCTCGCCTCCACCTCGGAAATTTACGGCGACCCGCTGGAACACCCGCAGAAGGAGACCTATGCCGGGCACGTCGATCCGATCGGCCCGCGTTCGGTCTACGACGAAGCCAAACGGTTCGCCGAGGCAATGACGATGGCCTACCATCGCTATCACAACCTGGATACGAAAATCGCCCGCATCTTCAACACCTACGGGCCGCGCATGCGGCTCGACGACGGCCGGGTGGTTCCGAACTTCATCGGCCAGGGGCTGCGCGGCATTCCTTTGACCGTCTTCGGCGACGGATCCCAAACCCGCTCCTTCTGCTACGTGGACGACCTGGTGGAGGGGATCTGCCGATTGCTGTGGAGCGGCGGACACGATCCGGTCAACTTGGGGAATCCAGCGGAGATCAGCATCCGGGAGTTCGCCGAACGGATCTCCGGCTCGTTCGATCCGCCGGCCAAACTGCAGTTCCTGCCGGACCGGCGGGGTGAAGGGGATCCCCAGCGGCGCCAGCCCGACATCACCCGCGCCCGCACCGTCCTGGGCTGGGAGCCCAAGGTGCCGCTCGAGGAAGGCTTGCGCCGGACCGTTCATCATTTCCGGCAAAAAATTCAGATCCGCAACGCGTGAATCTGCCCGGCCGAATTCGGCCGGAAGGGAGAAAGGCACGGAGTGTTGTTTAACAGGGCGGTGAAAAAGTCCTGAGATGTCATTGCGAGCCCCGCCCCGGCTTCGCCGTGGCGAGGCCGAGGGAGCGAAGCGACGAAGCATTCTCCTGCTTTTCCGGCAAAGGAGATTGCTTCGCTCCCTCCGGTCGCCCCCGCTTCGCGCGGACAGGCTCGCAATGACACCAAGTTAGGACTCCTTCAACACCCTCTTAAAATTCTCTGCATTCTTTGCGCTCCCGGCCCGTCCGGGGACTTGATCGGGGAGGGTTTCGCGATAAAAAGGTTTCCATGGAAGCTTCGATAAAAAACGGGAAACGGATTAATGTGCGGACGGAAGGCAAGCGCTTCGTCAAGTTCCTGGTGGTGGGAACGATCGGAGCGGTCGTGGATTTCGGAACGTTCAACCTGCTGACCACCGCCGCTGTAAACCTCCACATCCGCTTTTTTGGAGGCGCGGCCCTCCCGATCTACGCCGGCCCCTGGCTGAACTTCCCGCCCGTGCCTTCCTCCGTCTTATCCTTTCTGGCCGCCGTCACCAGCAATTTCATCTTCAACCGTTTCTGGACCTATCCGGATTCACGCTCCAAGCCCGTATGGCGGCAGGCAGTCCAATTCACGCTGATCAACACCGTCGGTTTGGCGATCCGCACCCCGCTGTTCAGCGCTCTCATTCCGGTATGGAGAAGGGTTCTGGAAAACAGCAGTCCGGCTCTGCCGATCGGAGGCGAGCAGGCCTCGCGCAATCTGGCCTTGGCCTGCGCCGTGCTGGTGGTGCTGGTGTGGAATTTTGTGGCAAACCGCTTCTGGACGTATAATGATGTCAGCTAGGGCGATATGACCTCAAAAACCGTACCCGCACCGATGATCATCTTCACTTCCCGGGGGGACTGGGGGGCCTTCCTGCTCTATCCCTATCTGTTCAACCAGATCGGCGAGTGGATCGGATGGGCGACCCGCGAGAAGGAAATCTACAACCTAGACGGCAACTATGTCGGGACCATTTCCTCCGACCAGCGCATCCTGCGGAAAAAAAGCCTCGAAACGCTTCCCCCCAAGCGGGAAGTTCCGAAGCCGCCTGCCAATCCGCGAATTCCAGCCTCCATCCCTTTGCCCCCTCAAATGGCGGAACTCTCCTACGACATGCTGGATGTGCTGGAGGATATGCCGGATATGCTTCACACGATGGATTCCGGCGAGTTCAAACCCGACGTCGAGTAGTCCCATTCCATGGCGGAAGCCATTCGCAGCCTTACCCATCTGCTGGAAGTAGCCTCCTCGCGGAGGTTTTTGGCCGTCGTCGAGCCCGGCGACCGCGGGTTGGCCGAATCCCTGCCGTTCCCGTTTGTGTCGATCGTCGGCGAATGGGAAATGAAACTGTCACTCCTGCTTGCGGTGATCAATCCCGCCGTGGGAGGTGTTTTGCTCCTTGGTCCCCGCGGGACGGGTAAAACGACCGCCGTTCGCAGCCTGTCGCCCCTCCTACCGGACGTTCCGCGCAGTCTATGCGCATACGGCTGTATGCCCGAAGATGTTGAAAGCGGCGGAATCGAATCGATCTGCCCGGATTGCGCCAAAAAATACGGGCAAGGCGAACCCCTCACGTTCACCGACCGCGCCCGTCTGATTGAACTCCCCCTGCATTCCGAGTTGTCGGACGTAATCGGCGGAATCGACGAACGGGCGGCGGCCCATCAGCGGATGCAAATCAAACCCGGGATCCTTTCGCATGCCGACCGAAACCTGCTGTATGTTGACGAGGTGAATCTGCTCAAGCGCGAAGTTGCGGACGCGATCCTGGACGCCGCCGCGCAAGGCGTCTACACCGTTCGGCGCGGACCGGTTTCGGCGACCTACCGCTCGCGGTTTATCCTGGTCGGTTCCATGAATCCCGAGGAGGGAGCCCTCCGACCGCAGATCGCCGACCGCTTCGGCCTGCGGGCCGTGGTCCGCGGGTTGGCCAATTCCTCCGACCGCTGGGAAGCCTACCAGCGCGCGCACGCGTTCGAACTCAATCCGCGCGGGATGATTGAATATTACCGCGAGGAAACCGAGGCGATTCGCGGGGAAATCCTCGCCGCCCGCAACCGCATCCCGGAGGTGCAGCTGGCGCCGGAAACCGTCCGGGTCGGGCTTGAGGCGATCGAGCAACTCGGCGTCTCCTCGCTGCGGGGGACAAGCGTGCTGTTTGAAGCCGCGCGCGCCTATGCCGCCGCCGACGGCCGCCTCCGGGCCGAACCGTCCGATCTGAACGCCGTCGCCGTCCTCGCCCTGCGCATGCGCCACTCGGATTTCATGGATCGTTATGCCTCGGATCTGGAGCAGGAGGACGCGACGATCGTGGAAGCCTTTTCCCAGTCGGAAAACGAAGCGGGATCCTGATCCGCGCCCGGTTCCGCCCGATATTCCATTGTCGTTTTCCCAACCGGCTCGAGCTCCCTTCCGCTTCGGATTTCTGGCATCCTCGAAATCCACCTCTTTGCCTAAGCGGCATTCGAAAACAACCGACCCCGGAATCCACTGCAAATTTCCCTCAGCTCATTGGCGCAGGTCTGGTGGCTTAGTCTATGCATTCCGCCCGTGGACATCCTCCGTCCAACCGGCCGCTCCGCCCGATCCGGCGCATTTGAATTCGATACGCCTGGGTTTGCCTTTGGATTCTCCTGATCAACTTTTATTTCGCCGCTTAAAGCGATTCTTTTCCTTCGTAGGCGTTATGTTTCCGGCTCGCCTCCTCATTGCGCGTCGACGCCGGGAGAAGGATCCGCCCGGTGTTCATGCACGCGCATCCCTCCGGATACCCTCTTCGCATCTATTCGGAGTTTCAGGTCCGATTGTCCGCCGAGTCGCTTGGAGGTTTTCCGGTCACCCGGAAATCCAAATTCAACGGCGTTTTCCGTGTGAGAACGGCCGTGACTATCCACGATGCGGGATGGGACAGCCTTAATCCCATGTACATGCGGTCTTCATACGAAATTCAAATCTCTTCAATACCATCCGGATTATCGGAATATCGAAGGAAGGAGTCTGCGATGGAAAAAATGAAAATGAATTACCTGTTGGACGGCGTAATCGGTTTGGCATTTCTGATCGCCGGTGCATCCGGAATTGCCTTTCTGTTTCTAGGATCGGGGGGATATCAAGGCGGCCGGAACGCATCGTTCATCACGTCGTTTCTCGGTCTTGAGCGTGGAACGTGGAGCGCTGTCCACGACCTGGCCGGGATAGTGATGATCGTCGGAATCGCGCTTCATGTGATCCTGCATTGGCGTTGGATCGTCTGCGCCACAAAGCAATGGCTGGCCCGGCCTTTCCGCCGCCCGTCGCCGGAAAGCGCCGTTTTGAAATGAATCTTCAGGATCTAATCCGCAATGCGGTCTGGTTCGGATGCAATCCGAAGGGCGGAATCGCCGCGGGA from Anaerolineales bacterium includes the following:
- a CDS encoding SDR family oxidoreductase codes for the protein MRILLTGAAGFIGSHLCDRLLAEGHEVVGMDNFVTGAKENLAHLALHPRFRLVEHNVSEFIKLPFAVEAVLHFASPASPNPDSPFGYPQLPIQTLKAGALGTHNSLGVARACGARFLLASTSEIYGDPLEHPQKETYAGHVDPIGPRSVYDEAKRFAEAMTMAYHRYHNLDTKIARIFNTYGPRMRLDDGRVVPNFIGQGLRGIPLTVFGDGSQTRSFCYVDDLVEGICRLLWSGGHDPVNLGNPAEISIREFAERISGSFDPPAKLQFLPDRRGEGDPQRRQPDITRARTVLGWEPKVPLEEGLRRTVHHFRQKIQIRNA
- a CDS encoding GtrA family protein, encoding MEASIKNGKRINVRTEGKRFVKFLVVGTIGAVVDFGTFNLLTTAAVNLHIRFFGGAALPIYAGPWLNFPPVPSSVLSFLAAVTSNFIFNRFWTYPDSRSKPVWRQAVQFTLINTVGLAIRTPLFSALIPVWRRVLENSSPALPIGGEQASRNLALACAVLVVLVWNFVANRFWTYNDVS
- a CDS encoding ATP-binding protein: MAEAIRSLTHLLEVASSRRFLAVVEPGDRGLAESLPFPFVSIVGEWEMKLSLLLAVINPAVGGVLLLGPRGTGKTTAVRSLSPLLPDVPRSLCAYGCMPEDVESGGIESICPDCAKKYGQGEPLTFTDRARLIELPLHSELSDVIGGIDERAAAHQRMQIKPGILSHADRNLLYVDEVNLLKREVADAILDAAAQGVYTVRRGPVSATYRSRFILVGSMNPEEGALRPQIADRFGLRAVVRGLANSSDRWEAYQRAHAFELNPRGMIEYYREETEAIRGEILAARNRIPEVQLAPETVRVGLEAIEQLGVSSLRGTSVLFEAARAYAAADGRLRAEPSDLNAVAVLALRMRHSDFMDRYASDLEQEDATIVEAFSQSENEAGS
- a CDS encoding DUF4405 domain-containing protein; amino-acid sequence: MEKMKMNYLLDGVIGLAFLIAGASGIAFLFLGSGGYQGGRNASFITSFLGLERGTWSAVHDLAGIVMIVGIALHVILHWRWIVCATKQWLARPFRRPSPESAVLK